One segment of Ureibacillus thermophilus DNA contains the following:
- the mtnN gene encoding 5'-methylthioadenosine/S-adenosylhomocysteine nucleosidase, translating to MKIAVIGAMEEEVELLRDALENKAVTTIAGCEYTTGTYSGKEVVLLKSGIGKVNAAMSTTILLHQYKPDVVINTGSAGGYDPELEVGSVVISDEVRHHDVDCTVFGYEMGQVPRMPAAFKADEKLMKLAIEAVEEIGEHKYGVGLICSGDSFMSDPERVEAVRNHFPQMKACEMEAASVAQVCHHFGTPFVVIRALSDIAGKESNISFDEFLPLAAKHSTEIVLKTIEKL from the coding sequence ATGAAAATAGCAGTCATAGGCGCGATGGAGGAAGAGGTAGAATTGTTAAGAGATGCTTTGGAAAACAAAGCGGTGACGACGATTGCTGGCTGCGAATATACTACAGGTACATATAGCGGCAAAGAAGTCGTACTATTAAAAAGCGGAATCGGCAAAGTGAACGCAGCGATGTCGACAACTATTCTTTTGCATCAATACAAACCGGATGTCGTGATTAATACAGGTTCTGCTGGGGGATATGATCCAGAGTTGGAAGTAGGCTCAGTAGTCATTTCCGATGAAGTGCGTCACCACGATGTAGATTGCACAGTTTTTGGCTATGAAATGGGGCAAGTGCCACGGATGCCTGCTGCTTTTAAAGCCGATGAGAAGCTCATGAAATTGGCCATTGAAGCGGTGGAAGAAATCGGGGAGCACAAATATGGCGTTGGGCTCATTTGTTCCGGCGATTCCTTTATGAGCGACCCAGAGAGGGTAGAAGCAGTGCGAAACCATTTCCCGCAAATGAAAGCATGTGAAATGGAAGCTGCTAGTGTGGCGCAAGTATGCCATCATTTCGGAACTCCTTTTGTGGTGATTCGCGCATTATCGGACATTGCCGGCAAGGAGTCGAACATTAGCTTTGATGAATTCTTGCCTTTAGCGGCAAAACATTCAACGGAAATTGTTTTAAAAACAATTGAAAAATTATAG
- the mltG gene encoding endolytic transglycosylase MltG encodes MIGGTYVDQEMMDKIKQFKQEGKVVRRIVAWVTIIVIALVLFIGIFGAIYVKSALQPVDSDSDQQIEVEIPLGSGITAISKILEEHGIIKDARIFKYYAKFKNQSNFQAGNYTMTPSMTLDEILESLKTGKVYREPLMAITIPEGLTLEQIGKIVEKHTKYTKEQFMDRVNSKEFIDYVMSTYPELVTDEILNENIRYPLEGYLFPATYAFYEENVSLDDVILPMIEKTNSVINEYKSLLAEREMSVHELLTIASLLEEEATAKTDRETIASVFYNRMEIGMPLQTDPSVLYALGGHKERVLYEDLEVQSPYNTYINPGLPPGPIANAGVVSIEAALNPTDTEYLYFLADQDGNNHFAKTYEEHLQNKNLYINNKK; translated from the coding sequence ATGATAGGGGGTACATATGTGGACCAGGAGATGATGGATAAAATCAAGCAGTTTAAACAGGAAGGAAAAGTAGTTCGCCGAATTGTTGCATGGGTCACAATCATTGTTATCGCACTTGTTTTATTTATTGGCATTTTTGGCGCAATCTATGTGAAAAGTGCCCTTCAGCCGGTTGATTCTGATTCAGATCAACAAATCGAAGTAGAAATTCCTTTAGGTTCAGGGATTACGGCCATTTCCAAAATATTGGAAGAACATGGTATTATTAAAGATGCAAGAATATTTAAATATTATGCCAAATTTAAAAATCAATCCAATTTCCAAGCAGGTAATTATACAATGACGCCAAGCATGACATTAGATGAAATACTCGAAAGCTTAAAAACAGGAAAAGTGTACCGCGAACCTTTAATGGCCATCACGATTCCTGAAGGTTTGACTTTAGAGCAAATTGGAAAAATCGTAGAAAAACATACGAAATATACGAAAGAGCAATTTATGGATAGAGTGAACAGCAAGGAATTCATTGATTACGTGATGAGTACCTACCCAGAATTGGTGACGGATGAAATATTGAATGAAAATATTCGTTATCCACTGGAAGGCTATTTATTCCCGGCAACTTATGCTTTTTACGAAGAAAATGTTTCTTTGGATGACGTTATTCTGCCAATGATTGAAAAAACCAATAGCGTGATTAATGAATATAAATCATTGCTAGCGGAAAGAGAAATGTCTGTACATGAATTATTGACTATCGCTTCCTTGTTGGAAGAAGAAGCCACAGCTAAAACAGATCGGGAAACAATTGCCAGCGTCTTTTACAATCGTATGGAAATCGGCATGCCACTGCAAACGGACCCTAGTGTCTTATATGCGTTAGGCGGGCATAAAGAACGGGTATTATATGAAGATTTAGAAGTGCAAAGCCCTTACAACACGTATATTAATCCAGGATTGCCTCCAGGGCCGATTGCCAATGCGGGAGTTGTTTCCATTGAAGCTGCATTGAATCCTACTGATACCGAATATCTGTATTTCTTGGCTGATCAAGATGGAAACAACCATTTTGCCAAAACTTATGAAGAACATTTGCAAAACAAGAATCTTTATATCAATAATAAAAAATAG
- a CDS encoding IreB family regulatory phosphoprotein → MNSFDQTMKFSFPEESMEEEVKQVMLKVYSALQEKGYNPTNQIVGYLLSGDPAYIPRHQDARNLIRKLERDEILEELVKFYIRHHQEE, encoded by the coding sequence TTGAATTCGTTCGATCAAACGATGAAATTTAGTTTTCCAGAAGAATCAATGGAAGAAGAAGTCAAGCAAGTTATGCTGAAAGTGTACTCTGCATTACAGGAAAAAGGATATAATCCAACAAACCAAATTGTAGGGTACTTATTATCTGGTGATCCGGCATACATTCCTCGCCATCAAGATGCACGAAATTTAATTCGCAAACTTGAACGGGATGAAATTTTAGAAGAGCTTGTGAAATTCTACATTAGACATCATCAAGAGGAATAA
- a CDS encoding DUF1292 domain-containing protein encodes MDQQFFKLETEDGMKTCKVLFTFDTDEHSYCIYCVVDEEGKENGEISAVRFELDENLEMTNFQELQTDEEWDMVEEVYNTLVDTFSGKTFTAIDEEGNEVECKVLHQFEIEEFGKKYVIYTVDDEENSEFFAASFVESEDGEIHEIFPVESDEEWEKIEEVFEHLNQQ; translated from the coding sequence ATGGATCAGCAATTTTTCAAATTAGAAACGGAAGATGGAATGAAAACATGCAAAGTGTTGTTTACTTTTGACACTGATGAACATTCTTACTGCATTTATTGCGTTGTGGATGAGGAAGGAAAGGAAAACGGCGAAATTTCGGCAGTGCGGTTTGAGTTGGATGAAAACTTAGAAATGACAAATTTCCAAGAGCTTCAAACCGATGAAGAGTGGGATATGGTGGAAGAAGTTTATAACACCCTTGTGGATACTTTCTCAGGAAAAACTTTTACAGCGATTGACGAAGAAGGAAATGAAGTGGAATGCAAAGTTCTTCATCAATTTGAAATAGAAGAATTTGGAAAGAAATACGTGATTTATACAGTTGATGATGAAGAAAATAGTGAATTTTTTGCTGCAAGCTTTGTAGAATCAGAAGATGGAGAAATTCATGAAATTTTTCCAGTTGAATCTGATGAAGAATGGGAAAAAATTGAGGAAGTTTTTGAGCATTTAAATCAACAGTAA
- a CDS encoding YrrS family protein translates to MAKEGQEITSRKMKRHSDSKRKMNRILNILIAIVFALIVINLYFIVKDDGKNETAKEEETVEETKDTESEKEARTPKEDNEPSKLEENKEQDNVQKDHSSIEDKNNAEIIVSTSTDANVEKVIVNNNWQVTPTRQTGEHISAFEEGHVDYEEKLVTIRNAVELPEDDIIYWSVRNDGTGKGAISVVSSKDQSKKYRVHIKWIDNSGWIPIKVEVLKEIPKN, encoded by the coding sequence ATGGCAAAGGAAGGACAAGAAATCACAAGCCGTAAAATGAAAAGGCATTCGGACAGTAAAAGAAAAATGAATCGAATCCTCAATATATTAATTGCCATTGTTTTTGCGTTAATCGTCATTAATCTTTATTTTATCGTCAAAGATGATGGGAAAAATGAAACGGCAAAAGAGGAAGAAACTGTAGAAGAAACAAAAGATACGGAATCAGAAAAAGAAGCGAGAACGCCAAAAGAAGACAATGAACCAAGTAAATTGGAAGAAAACAAAGAACAAGACAATGTTCAGAAGGACCATTCATCAATTGAAGACAAAAACAATGCTGAGATTATTGTAAGCACATCCACTGATGCAAATGTAGAAAAGGTCATTGTCAATAATAATTGGCAAGTAACGCCAACTCGCCAAACAGGTGAACATATTTCGGCTTTTGAAGAAGGCCATGTGGATTATGAAGAAAAACTAGTTACCATCCGCAATGCGGTGGAGTTGCCGGAAGATGATATCATCTATTGGTCTGTAAGAAATGATGGAACAGGAAAAGGCGCTATTTCCGTTGTTTCATCGAAGGATCAATCGAAAAAATACCGCGTTCATATCAAATGGATTGACAACTCTGGATGGATTCCAATTAAAGTGGAAGTGCTGAAAGAAATTCCAAAGAATTGA
- a CDS encoding DUF1292 domain-containing protein has protein sequence MAHNHEFDENIITVVDEDGNEHLCQVIHTFDSEKFGKSYVLYTYVGAEEDEEGQIEIFASAFIPDEDGKDGELLPIETEEEWDLVEEVLNNLEEEWESEDEDEE, from the coding sequence ATGGCACATAACCATGAGTTCGATGAAAATATTATTACAGTCGTTGATGAAGATGGAAATGAGCATTTATGCCAAGTAATCCACACATTTGATTCTGAGAAATTTGGAAAGTCTTACGTATTATATACCTATGTTGGGGCAGAAGAAGATGAAGAAGGCCAAATCGAAATTTTTGCTTCTGCCTTCATTCCAGATGAGGACGGAAAAGATGGAGAATTGCTCCCAATCGAAACCGAAGAAGAATGGGATTTAGTTGAAGAAGTATTAAATAATCTCGAAGAAGAATGGGAGTCAGAAGACGAGGACGAAGAATAA
- a CDS encoding peptidase U32 family protein, producing the protein MKKPELLVTPKSLSHIKELINAGADAFVIGEQKFGLRLAGEFSLEEVREATEMIHQAGKKVYVSCNALFHNDRIEALDEYLKELKKIGPDAILFGDPAVVMSVREFGIDIPLHWNPETTATNWFQVNYWGERGAKRSVLARELSLDEILEIKENSKYEIEVQVHGMTCIFQSKRKLLGNYFLYRGEVMEVENRKENKNMFLHDKERNNRYPIYEDLNGTHIFSPNDICLIDELTEFFEAGIDSMKIDGILQTEEYITTVTKLYRQAIDAYFDQGEDAYDEIKDDLFEQIKAIQPPLRPLDTGFIYKETVY; encoded by the coding sequence TTGAAAAAACCAGAATTGCTCGTGACGCCAAAGTCACTTTCCCATATAAAAGAATTGATTAATGCAGGAGCAGATGCTTTTGTCATTGGTGAACAAAAATTTGGCTTGCGCCTTGCCGGGGAATTTTCCCTTGAGGAAGTAAGAGAAGCGACGGAAATGATTCATCAAGCAGGAAAGAAAGTTTATGTTTCATGCAACGCTTTATTCCATAACGACCGCATTGAAGCATTGGATGAATACTTAAAAGAATTGAAAAAAATCGGTCCGGACGCCATTTTATTTGGAGATCCGGCAGTTGTTATGTCCGTTCGCGAATTTGGCATTGACATCCCACTTCACTGGAATCCTGAAACAACAGCAACAAACTGGTTCCAAGTGAATTATTGGGGAGAAAGAGGGGCAAAACGCTCAGTTCTTGCCCGTGAGTTATCCCTTGATGAAATCTTGGAAATTAAAGAAAACTCAAAATATGAAATTGAAGTGCAAGTGCACGGCATGACTTGCATTTTCCAATCGAAGCGAAAATTGTTAGGTAACTACTTCCTTTATCGCGGTGAAGTGATGGAAGTAGAAAACCGCAAAGAAAATAAAAATATGTTTTTGCACGATAAAGAACGGAACAACCGCTATCCAATCTACGAAGATTTGAACGGCACGCACATTTTCTCGCCGAATGATATTTGCTTAATTGATGAACTAACTGAGTTCTTTGAAGCTGGAATTGATTCTATGAAGATAGATGGCATTTTGCAGACAGAAGAATACATTACTACAGTTACGAAACTCTATCGCCAAGCTATCGATGCGTATTTCGACCAAGGAGAAGACGCATATGATGAAATCAAAGATGATTTATTTGAACAAATCAAAGCCATTCAACCGCCGCTTAGACCATTAGATACAGGATTTATTTATAAGGAAACTGTATATTAA
- the ruvX gene encoding Holliday junction resolvase RuvX: MRVMGLDVGTKTVGIAISDPLGLTAQGIETIHIDEEAGEFGIERIRELLKEYGVTEFVVGYPKNMNNTVGPRGEASEKYKKLLEETFNLPVTLWDERLTTMAAERMLIEADVSRKKRKKVIDKMAAVMILQGYLDRKSFLK, translated from the coding sequence ATGAGAGTTATGGGATTAGATGTCGGTACAAAAACGGTTGGCATTGCAATCAGCGATCCATTGGGGTTGACTGCTCAAGGGATCGAAACGATTCATATAGATGAAGAAGCTGGCGAATTCGGTATTGAACGAATTAGAGAGCTTCTCAAAGAATATGGCGTGACGGAGTTTGTCGTAGGGTATCCAAAAAATATGAACAATACGGTGGGGCCCCGCGGCGAAGCTTCAGAAAAATACAAAAAGCTCTTGGAAGAGACGTTCAATTTGCCAGTGACGCTTTGGGATGAACGGTTGACAACGATGGCTGCTGAGCGAATGCTGATTGAAGCCGATGTGAGCCGAAAGAAAAGAAAAAAAGTCATCGACAAGATGGCAGCCGTTATGATTTTGCAAGGTTATTTAGACCGAAAATCATTTCTTAAATAA
- a CDS encoding O-methyltransferase has protein sequence MKFSEEFMKSFIQPRNDLLLKMEQYAQNHHVPIMQLEAIEVLTQILRIQKPKRLLEIGTAIGYSAIRIAEAVPDCHIVTIEKDEERIQLAKQFIAESNVGNRITLIEGDALEVDASELLSNFDAVFIDAAKGQNMRFFETYSPLVPSGGVIYIDNMYMHGLSELPIEEVPRNKRSMIRKLKEFTEWIANHPDYQTTFVPVGDGLLICLKR, from the coding sequence ATGAAGTTTTCAGAGGAATTTATGAAATCCTTCATTCAGCCAAGGAATGACTTATTATTAAAAATGGAACAATATGCACAAAATCATCATGTGCCGATTATGCAGCTTGAAGCCATCGAAGTGTTGACGCAGATTTTGCGGATTCAAAAACCGAAAAGGCTGCTTGAAATTGGGACGGCGATTGGCTATTCGGCCATCAGGATTGCAGAAGCAGTACCAGATTGCCATATTGTGACTATTGAAAAAGATGAAGAGCGGATTCAGCTTGCCAAACAGTTTATCGCTGAATCAAATGTCGGAAATCGAATTACGTTGATTGAAGGAGATGCGTTGGAAGTAGATGCATCGGAACTTCTGTCTAATTTTGATGCTGTTTTTATAGATGCTGCAAAAGGACAAAATATGCGTTTCTTTGAAACATACTCTCCCCTTGTGCCATCAGGTGGAGTCATTTATATTGACAATATGTATATGCATGGATTATCGGAACTTCCGATTGAAGAAGTGCCAAGAAATAAGCGTTCGATGATTCGCAAACTAAAAGAATTTACGGAATGGATTGCAAACCATCCCGACTATCAAACAACTTTCGTTCCAGTGGGCGATGGTTTGTTAATTTGTTTAAAGAGGTGA
- the greA gene encoding transcription elongation factor GreA, with translation MANEKQYPMTLAGKEKLEKELEYLKTEKRKEVVERIKVARGFGDLSENSEYDSAKEEQAFVEGRISAIENMLRNAVIIEENENEADIVTLGKAVTFIELPDGEEEEYVIVGSAEADPFEGKISNDSPIAQALLGHKVGDVVKFTTPGGEMEVKIVKIRSSNV, from the coding sequence TTGGCAAATGAAAAACAATACCCTATGACTTTAGCGGGTAAAGAAAAACTGGAAAAAGAATTAGAATATTTGAAAACAGAAAAACGCAAAGAAGTGGTAGAACGCATTAAAGTTGCTCGAGGTTTTGGGGATTTGTCCGAAAACTCAGAGTATGATTCTGCAAAAGAAGAACAAGCTTTTGTGGAAGGACGCATTTCTGCCATTGAAAACATGCTTCGCAATGCAGTCATCATTGAAGAAAACGAAAATGAAGCTGATATTGTGACTTTAGGTAAAGCGGTTACATTTATTGAATTGCCTGATGGGGAAGAAGAAGAATATGTCATCGTTGGTTCTGCAGAAGCGGATCCATTTGAAGGTAAAATTTCAAACGACTCTCCAATTGCCCAAGCCCTTCTTGGCCATAAAGTTGGAGATGTAGTAAAATTCACAACCCCTGGCGGTGAAATGGAAGTTAAAATTGTGAAGATTCGTTCTTCAAATGTTTAA
- a CDS encoding peptidase U32 family protein, with the protein MVLQLIQNESIRETVNGKRVITKKPELLAPAGSLEKLKVAVHYGADAVFIGGQEFGLRSNADNFTIEEMREGVEFAKKYGAVIYVTTNIYAHNENMSGLEEYLRAIADVGVKGIIVADPLIIETCKKVAPELEIHLSTQQSLTNWKAVKFWKTEGLDRVVLAREVGAEEIRLIKEKVDIEIETFIHGAMCIAYSGRCVLSNHMTARDSNRGGCCQSCRWDYDLYENVDGKEVPLFKEGDAPFAMSPKDLKLIESIPHMIELGIDSLKVEGRMKSIHYVATVISVYRKVIDSYCADPDNFKIKREWLEELDRCANRATASAFFEGEPSYKQQMFGFHAKKPEWDFAGFVLDYDEDTQIVTLQQRNYFKTGDTVEFFGPEINTFTMTVGQMWNEDNEPIEVANHPLQIVKFKVEHPIYPYNMMRRRNKK; encoded by the coding sequence ATGGTGCTACAATTAATTCAAAATGAAAGCATTCGAGAAACAGTGAACGGCAAACGTGTTATTACGAAAAAACCTGAGTTGCTTGCCCCAGCAGGCAGCCTTGAAAAATTGAAAGTGGCGGTCCATTACGGAGCAGATGCGGTATTTATCGGTGGCCAAGAATTCGGCTTACGTTCCAATGCCGATAACTTTACGATTGAAGAAATGCGAGAAGGCGTGGAGTTTGCGAAAAAATATGGTGCGGTCATTTACGTCACTACAAATATTTACGCTCACAATGAAAATATGTCCGGCCTTGAGGAATATTTGCGCGCTATTGCCGATGTGGGGGTAAAAGGCATTATCGTGGCTGACCCGTTGATTATTGAAACGTGCAAAAAAGTGGCTCCAGAGTTGGAAATCCACCTTTCTACACAGCAATCATTGACGAACTGGAAAGCGGTAAAATTCTGGAAAACTGAAGGGTTGGACCGTGTCGTTTTAGCCCGTGAAGTTGGAGCGGAAGAAATCCGTCTCATCAAAGAAAAAGTAGATATTGAGATTGAAACATTTATCCACGGTGCCATGTGCATCGCTTATTCAGGACGATGTGTTTTATCCAACCATATGACGGCTCGCGATTCAAACCGCGGTGGCTGCTGCCAAAGCTGCCGTTGGGATTATGACTTATATGAAAATGTAGATGGCAAAGAAGTGCCTTTATTTAAAGAAGGCGATGCTCCTTTTGCCATGAGCCCAAAAGATTTAAAATTAATTGAATCTATTCCTCATATGATTGAGCTTGGAATCGATTCTTTGAAAGTAGAAGGGCGTATGAAATCCATCCACTATGTGGCGACAGTAATTTCCGTTTACCGTAAAGTGATTGACAGCTATTGTGCCGATCCGGATAACTTCAAAATTAAACGGGAATGGCTGGAAGAGTTGGATCGTTGTGCTAACCGCGCCACAGCTTCAGCCTTCTTTGAAGGGGAACCAAGCTATAAACAACAAATGTTTGGCTTCCATGCGAAAAAACCGGAATGGGATTTTGCAGGATTTGTTTTGGATTATGATGAAGATACACAAATAGTGACATTGCAGCAGCGCAACTACTTCAAAACGGGAGATACCGTTGAATTCTTTGGACCGGAAATCAATACATTCACGATGACGGTTGGCCAAATGTGGAATGAGGATAATGAACCGATTGAAGTGGCGAACCATCCTCTTCAAATTGTGAAGTTTAAAGTGGAACATCCAATCTACCCATACAATATGATGAGAAGAAGAAATAAAAAATAA
- the sigK gene encoding RNA polymerase sporulation sigma factor SigK produces MGGIFASLIQFWLDIPAFLGYLKGQAFHKPFTSEEEAEAIERFLAGDEQARLDLIERNMRLVAHVVKKFHPPHEQLDDYISIGTIGLMKAVSSYTPDKKTRLATYAARCIENEILMHLRAQKKVQKDVSLFEPIGVDKEGQSLQIRDILQLDEKPAIEKIEQKESFDQLYSYLSALEPRELEIIIYRYGLNNEEPLTQKEIAKKLNISRSYVSRIEKRALVKLYQQFKHHQNEREREREKKEKD; encoded by the coding sequence TTGGGCGGTATATTTGCATCATTGATCCAGTTCTGGCTAGACATACCCGCCTTTCTAGGATACCTTAAAGGGCAGGCATTTCATAAACCGTTCACATCCGAAGAAGAAGCTGAGGCCATTGAACGATTTTTAGCCGGCGATGAACAAGCAAGGCTCGATTTAATCGAACGCAATATGAGGCTCGTTGCGCACGTCGTCAAAAAATTTCATCCACCCCATGAACAATTGGACGATTATATTTCTATTGGAACCATCGGGTTAATGAAAGCGGTTAGCAGCTATACACCGGATAAAAAGACCCGCCTTGCCACATATGCAGCTAGATGTATCGAGAACGAAATCCTCATGCATTTAAGAGCGCAAAAAAAGGTGCAAAAAGACGTTTCTTTATTTGAACCAATTGGTGTCGATAAAGAAGGACAATCATTGCAAATCCGGGATATTTTACAGCTGGATGAAAAGCCGGCCATCGAAAAAATTGAACAAAAAGAAAGCTTCGATCAGCTATACTCTTATTTAAGCGCGTTGGAACCTAGAGAATTAGAGATTATCATTTACCGATATGGATTAAACAATGAAGAGCCGCTCACCCAAAAGGAAATCGCCAAAAAATTAAATATTTCAAGAAGCTATGTATCCCGCATTGAAAAAAGAGCCCTTGTGAAATTGTATCAACAGTTTAAACATCATCAAAACGAAAGAGAGAGGGAACGGGAAAAAAAAGAAAAAGATTGA